In one Cloacibacillus porcorum genomic region, the following are encoded:
- a CDS encoding xanthine dehydrogenase family protein molybdopterin-binding subunit, whose product MMERNFAVVGHPVVRLEAKEKLTGQAVYTDDMTLPGMVYAAVVRSPYARAVVTGIDLSAAESVPGYVGALLPDEVPDTLYNCSGNPPSALLLKDEKILTKEPKCAGDRILCIAAETPEACREACEKVILEYRPQSPFFTIDEALKKGAEPLQPHLSEDNVIWKREVKEGDTGEGFKQSDIVIEGSFFIPPMQHTAIEPTVCICDFSDGRELTIWSNSQTVFQERRIISELVGIPESRIRIVKPAVGGGFGARQQLHSQPVAALLSRKLKRPVKIVNSREEELTSTVVRHGASASVRLGAMNDGSMTAFYADYKLNTGPYTTHGPTVLCAGARKFQYAIPHYFFDGRCVLTNHATAGAFRGYGNMQLAFAREVMIDRLALRLGLDPVELRLKNHVAVGGHFPGSEQSVTSCEIKECVRLCLEKREEIDAAEGVTDDGEITQAWGVAFACHGSGPSSKEGLSSAVVNVNSDGSVELLVGSADIGQGSETMLSQIAAETLGIPLAEVSIAAADTKITPYDTGTFGSSQTFICGTAVRRACLDVYESLKKLLSELSGEMVSLCDRSFFIGKEKLDFRAAVKLAMFHQRGGVIIGRGCYKADACPNPFSVCMVKAEYHRSINAVRLLHLIEAVDVGTPINPLTVEGQIEGGAAQGVGYTLTEQIEINNIAKKPLSTDLLHYKIPLASDLPRIHALIADGYEPVGPCGAKSVGELSTVPIAPAIVNAVSRASGREISRLPLCEEFLVLPNVTE is encoded by the coding sequence ATGATGGAGAGGAACTTTGCCGTTGTCGGACATCCGGTGGTGCGGCTCGAGGCGAAAGAGAAATTGACGGGGCAGGCAGTTTATACCGACGATATGACGCTGCCCGGAATGGTATATGCCGCCGTCGTCAGAAGCCCTTACGCGCGCGCCGTCGTTACCGGGATAGACCTGAGCGCCGCGGAATCCGTACCGGGCTATGTCGGGGCGCTGCTGCCAGACGAAGTGCCGGATACACTGTATAACTGTTCGGGGAACCCGCCCTCCGCGCTGCTCCTGAAGGATGAAAAAATCCTTACGAAAGAGCCGAAGTGCGCGGGTGACAGGATACTCTGCATAGCGGCGGAGACGCCCGAGGCCTGCCGCGAGGCCTGTGAGAAAGTGATATTGGAATACAGGCCGCAAAGCCCGTTTTTTACGATAGACGAAGCTTTGAAAAAGGGGGCGGAGCCGCTTCAGCCGCATCTCTCGGAAGACAACGTTATCTGGAAGAGGGAGGTCAAAGAGGGCGACACCGGCGAAGGCTTTAAACAGTCGGATATCGTTATTGAGGGCAGTTTTTTTATTCCTCCAATGCAGCATACGGCGATCGAACCCACCGTATGTATCTGTGACTTCAGCGACGGGCGCGAGCTTACGATATGGAGTAATTCGCAGACCGTATTTCAGGAGCGGCGGATAATCAGTGAGCTTGTGGGCATCCCTGAAAGCCGGATACGCATCGTGAAACCGGCTGTCGGAGGTGGCTTCGGCGCGCGCCAGCAGCTTCATTCGCAGCCGGTGGCCGCGCTCCTGTCGCGGAAGCTCAAACGTCCGGTCAAGATCGTCAACAGCCGCGAAGAGGAGCTGACCTCCACCGTCGTGAGGCACGGAGCCTCCGCCAGCGTGCGCCTTGGCGCTATGAACGACGGCAGCATGACGGCTTTCTACGCAGACTATAAACTGAATACTGGCCCCTACACGACGCACGGGCCGACCGTCCTCTGCGCAGGCGCGAGAAAATTTCAGTACGCCATCCCGCATTACTTTTTTGACGGCAGATGCGTGCTCACCAACCATGCGACGGCGGGGGCGTTCCGGGGATACGGCAACATGCAGCTCGCCTTCGCGCGTGAGGTGATGATAGACCGGCTCGCGCTCAGGCTCGGTCTCGACCCGGTGGAGCTGCGTCTCAAAAACCATGTGGCGGTCGGCGGCCATTTCCCTGGTTCGGAGCAGTCCGTCACGAGCTGTGAAATAAAAGAATGTGTGCGGCTCTGCCTTGAAAAACGCGAGGAGATAGACGCGGCCGAGGGCGTTACCGACGATGGCGAGATCACTCAGGCCTGGGGCGTGGCTTTTGCCTGCCACGGCTCCGGCCCTTCCTCTAAAGAGGGGCTGAGCTCCGCGGTCGTGAACGTCAACAGCGACGGCAGCGTCGAACTGCTTGTCGGCTCCGCGGATATCGGCCAAGGCAGCGAGACGATGCTTTCGCAGATCGCCGCCGAGACGCTTGGCATTCCGCTCGCGGAGGTTTCGATAGCGGCCGCCGACACAAAGATCACGCCCTACGACACAGGGACCTTCGGCAGCAGCCAGACCTTCATCTGCGGCACCGCGGTTCGCCGCGCCTGCCTCGACGTCTATGAATCGCTGAAAAAGCTGCTCTCGGAGCTCTCCGGCGAGATGGTGTCGCTCTGTGACCGGAGCTTTTTCATCGGAAAGGAAAAGCTGGATTTCCGGGCGGCGGTGAAGCTGGCTATGTTCCACCAGCGCGGCGGCGTCATAATCGGCAGGGGATGCTACAAGGCCGACGCCTGTCCCAACCCGTTCTCCGTCTGCATGGTTAAGGCGGAGTACCACCGGAGCATAAACGCGGTACGCCTGCTGCATCTCATCGAGGCGGTGGATGTGGGGACGCCGATCAATCCCCTGACGGTGGAGGGGCAGATCGAGGGCGGCGCGGCGCAGGGAGTTGGCTACACGCTGACGGAGCAGATCGAAATAAATAATATCGCGAAAAAGCCGCTCTCCACAGACCTGCTGCACTATAAGATACCGCTGGCCTCCGACCTGCCGCGTATCCACGCGCTCATCGCCGACGGCTACGAGCCAGTGGGTCCCTGCGGCGCGAAGAGCGTTGGTGAACTAAGCACGGTACCAATCGCGCCCGCGATAGTGAACGCGGTGTCGCGCGCGAGCGGGCGCGAGATAAGCAGGCTGCCGCTCTGCGAGGAGTTCCTCGTGCTGCCGAATGTGACGGAGTGA
- a CDS encoding (2Fe-2S)-binding protein: MDYKIEIFLNGESCSFAVSEDETLLDTIRVKAGLEGCKRGCDSGECGACTVLLDGQPVNSCSYLSVQADGRSVVTIEGLTKGTELHPVQQAFYDAGAVQCGYCIPGMVLSAKALLDKNPAPSSDEIRKALSGNLCRCTGYTKIEEAVKLAAERLGGGAR; the protein is encoded by the coding sequence ATGGATTACAAAATAGAGATATTCCTGAACGGAGAGAGCTGTTCTTTTGCGGTCTCCGAAGATGAGACGCTGCTGGATACGATACGCGTAAAGGCCGGACTGGAAGGATGCAAGCGCGGCTGCGACAGCGGTGAGTGCGGCGCCTGTACCGTGCTCCTTGACGGCCAGCCGGTAAACTCATGCTCTTACTTATCCGTCCAGGCCGACGGCAGGTCGGTCGTCACCATAGAGGGGTTAACGAAAGGAACTGAGCTCCATCCTGTACAGCAGGCCTTTTATGACGCTGGAGCCGTTCAGTGCGGCTACTGTATCCCCGGAATGGTGCTCTCGGCGAAGGCTCTGCTCGATAAAAATCCGGCGCCGTCGTCGGATGAGATACGCAAAGCTCTCTCGGGAAACCTCTGCCGCTGCACCGGTTATACGAAGATAGAAGAGGCGGTGAAGCTCGCCGCCGAAAGACTTGGCGGAGGGGCAAGATGA